In the genome of Oncorhynchus clarkii lewisi isolate Uvic-CL-2024 chromosome 4, UVic_Ocla_1.0, whole genome shotgun sequence, one region contains:
- the LOC139406894 gene encoding cyclin-dependent kinase 5 activator 1-like — MGTVLSLSPSYRKASLFEDGPATVGHYTAVQNSKNSKDAKSLKRQSLISVLPWKRIVAVSAKRKGSKKLPPDDGQKVSTEHTITNSQKLKKSQSCANLSSFTTQEPTIAATIPTSKTVSNVAATAKKNPLTGSKGGQATNAGTPKRVIVQASTSELMRSLGEFLCRRCYRLKRLSPTDPVLWLRSVDRSLLLQGWQDQGFITPANVVFLYMLCRDVVSSEVASERELQASLLTCLYLSYSYMGNEISYPLKPFLVEAEKEAFWDRCLEIINRMSGKMLQINSDPHYFTQVFADLKNESKKEEEKTRLLIGLDR; from the coding sequence ATGGGTACCGTACTGTCCCTCTCCCCCAGCTACCGGAAAGCGTCCCTGTTCGAAGATGGCCCGGCCACTGTGGGCCACTACACGGCAGTCCAGAACAGCAAAAACTCCAAGGACGCCAAGAGCCTCAAGCGCCAGTCCCTCATAAGTGTGTTGCCATGGAAACGCATTGTGGCGGTATCGGCCAAACGGAAAGGTTCCAAAAAGCTCCCACCAGACGACGGGCAGAAGGTCAGCACTGAGCACACCATCACCAACAGCCAGAAGCTGAAGAAATCCCAGTCCTGCGCCAACTTGTCCTCTTTCACCACGCAGGAACCCACCATAGCTGCCACCATCCCCACCTCCAAGACCGTCTCCAACGTTGCTGCCACCGCTAAGAAGAACCCGTTGACTGGTTCCAAGGGGGGCCAGGCAACGAACGCGGGCACGCCCAAGCGGGTGATTGTCCAGGCCTCCACCAGCGAGCTAATGCGTAGCCTGGGTGAGTTCCTGTGCCGGCGCTGCTACCGGCTGAAGCGTCTGTCGCCTACCGACCCGGTGCTGTGGTTGCGAAGCGTGGACCGCTCCCTCCTTCTCCAGGGCTGGCAGGACCAGGGCTTCATCACCCCAGCCAACGTGGTCTTCCTCTACATGCTGTGCCGCGATGTGGTCTCCTCCGAGGTGGCCAGCGAGCGGGAGCTGCAAGCCTCTCTGCTCACCTGCCTCTACCTGTCCTACTCCTACATGGGCAACGAGATCTCCTACCCGCTCAAGCCCTTCCTGGTTGAGGCTGAGAAGGAGGCCTTCTGGGATCGCTGCCTGGAAATCATCAACCGCATGAGTGGCAAGATGCTGCAGATCAACTCCGACCCACACTACTTCACCCAGGTGTTTGCCGACCTCAAAAACGAGAgcaagaaggaggaagagaagacaaGGTTGTTGATAGGCCTCGACCGATAA